The genome window GCAACATCATTCTGACAATAAGCGACAAATCATAATCGGAGAAGGCTGTAAGAAACAGATATCTTATTCAGAGCCACACAAATTTGCATAGGCTTGTTCAAATTTTGTTTTTGTTACTGCACAGGTATCTTATACAGTACTGAACAACACATGAGCATCATCCGTGTAACAACCACAGAATTCATCTGCTAGCTGCAATAATAAGAACAATGTATTACATCCTTATTGTGCTTTTgatcggaggaggaggagcacgcggcCTTGGCAAAACGGACGAGGAAGACGTAGGGCGTGGGCACCGTCAGGTTCCACTCCAGCATGTTCAGGATGGCCTTCTCCATCTTCAGAATCAGCTCCCGGGTGTATGCGCTGTCGGAGATCAAGATGAAATCATTCACCTGCAAGCGTACGCACACAGCCAGCAATCATAAACGGACGAACACTGGTCACTGGCGAGTGGAGAAAAGCAGATGGATTCAGCTTTTTACTTACCTCAGGAGCCCAAATCTCCTCGTACTTGCAGGTGATGAGCAGGGCGGAGATGCCCACCAGCTGCAGCTCCCGCCGGAGCACGGACTGCAGTGACAGGTACATGTTGATGATATACACCGTGAGATACAGTGACTCGGGCATCAGGTCGAACTTCTGGTGCACTTCCAGGATCCAGTCGATGAGGATGCCCCACATCTTGGCGTTGATCTCCACCTGGGAGTCCATGTAGTCCCTGGCCCGACACTCGTTCTGTAGTCAACAGAGCACGGATGGAAACAACACCTTCATCAGATTCAGAGACCAAGCAGGCAAGGCAGGAGATCACAATGACTTTTTGCACAATCTAGTACTCTACTACTACCTAAGAGAGCCCATATGTTTGTACCTCGACGACTTTGTAGAATTTGTAGATATCCTAGATGTAGTCGACGACGGAGAGCTAGTTGTCACCGTCAAGCTTGTCGATGTCCTGGATCGCTGGCCCTTCGGTGATTCCGGCTGCAAACTGGCATTGCAATGGTggatcagaatcagaatcagatcAGACTCCTTGCACAGGTCTAAGAAGCAAAGTGTTcgactgttgagggagtcctggattagggggactataccttcggccggactcctggactatgaagatacaagattgaagacttcgtctcgtgtccggaagggactttccttggcgtggaaggcaagcttggcgatacggatatgtagatctcctatcattgtaaccgactctgtgtaaccctggccctctccggtatctatataaaccggagggttttagtccgtaggacgaacaacaatcataccataggctagcttctagggtttagcctctctgatctcgtggtaaatctactcttgtactagccacatcatcatcttctccttagagttcaaagcttcataaacttcattaagtgtgagagtatcacgactgtataatatggtgtctctaaaattgatataagaacttggcagtgaacaaagtaacattaaagcagtatctttctcttcatacttaacctccattgcagctagatcggatatgatctctttaaattctgaaatatgattcaaaatattacctccctcgggtaacctgtgcaggaataatttttgtttcagatgcatcttgctagtgagatctttagtcatgcaaatcccttccagctttaaccatagagcggcggcagttttctcgctcaaaactttctgcaaaatattattatgcaaatggagttaaATTTatgacaaagccttacaatcaatttTTTCTCCTCAGCAGTCCAGTCCTCAATTcggttcttcccaaaactatccagtgctacATCATAGTCGGCCTGTGCCAACAACACCCGCATCTTGACTTAtcatagggtaaaccttgtgtcacggtccagcagcagaagatcgtacttcatggatgccatgaatcgataaatctgtgtacacaaagtagtacaagtcGGAAGAAATAATTCTTGACAGAATTAATATGCAGATCAAACAAAAGTAGGATAAATAGCACCCGGTAGTATAGGCAGTGGACGTAGCAACAGGAGACTTAACCAAAAAAAACTGATTTTGGCTTCACGTGAAAGTAGTAGCTCACGTAGTGGATCTGAGGTGAATTAAACTAGTACTACTACTTTGCTTCTGGTCGGCGAGTAGTACTACTAGCGATCCGTCAAATCACCTTGGACTCCGCTGCCGCGATGGTCTGATCACAGAAGTAGCAGCAGCAGGAGATCGCGTCCGGACTTGGAGCCTGTAGCAGCGGCAGACCCGTCACACGTGAGAGCGTACGGTACACAAGGGCGGCGGGTAGCAGATCACAAATTGCGGCAGCGGCGTTGAGCGGTGCAGCAGCAGAAATTCTATCGGATTGGACAACTCGCCGTGACGCGTGCGGCGGCGGTGCACGCAACCCTAATAATCCTCTCGGTCTAAAATCTCGAATCTGAAACTTGGCTAtgtataccacttgttagataataacgagataaAAGAGACACGAGAGCACACGTATTTTTACGtgaaaacccttgcgggagaaaactacggacgcacgaaggcgcaatcactatgaggaggagtattacaagcacgagacgacagaccgtctgaggtgcgactacatgggtatatatgagggcaatacatgagagtcgtTGGAGGACAAGTAaccgagttgtactcgtacgcgtcgacgtcaacgcaaaAGCCCACACcagttgtactacg of Triticum aestivum cultivar Chinese Spring unplaced genomic scaffold, IWGSC CS RefSeq v2.1 scaffold69421, whole genome shotgun sequence contains these proteins:
- the LOC123176487 gene encoding cyclin-B1-1-like, whose product is MDSQVEINAKMWGILIDWILEVHQKFDLMPESLYLTVYIINMYLSLQSVLRRELQLVGISALLITCKYEEIWAPEVNDFILISDSAYTRELILKMEKAILNMLEWNLTVPTPYVFLVRFAKAACSSSSDQKHNKDVIHCSYYCS